A region of Streptomyces sp. TG1A-60 DNA encodes the following proteins:
- a CDS encoding BTAD domain-containing putative transcriptional regulator codes for MGRPPARQLSERGAHLCVPAAPSAHPGGPPQGHTRRRIAPYPDRLPAATGPGPVRRGGVHRPGRPGLPHGLLPTPSGAPGEAYAQAESALRLWRGPVLQGAPSRVRDHPSAITLARLRLSVVQAHADGALVMGRPTDAVRELQKVADLEPLHEGVHARLILALAASGEQAEALSLYTALRDRLDDQLGVRPGREVTDAHQRILRMDVPRAHAARVTVSPAPPTPSAAPALLPYDAAFFTGRTDHLARLDALLAEVGPGLGRGSVLCALTGVAGAGKTALAVHWAHRVRDRFPDGQLFVDLRGHAQGAPLRPVEALTRFLLALGVAAERIPGTPEAAADLYRTLAADRRMVVILDNAADPEQIRPLVPGGPGCLVLVTSRDRLAGLAARDGAHRIALDVLSAEESRLLFVRTLGKARVDADPRAAADLALACGHLPLALRITAANLGDSPVRTLREQADYLHEGDRLTALSVTGDQTTAVGTAFSLSYHALDAPVRRMFRLLALLPGPETGLQATAVVTGTTIEDAARLVERLTAAHLLREHRPGRYRFHDLVALYAAERLRLEETDTSRRSASDALYAWLLATVDRCALLLYPGMKQRLPGDEDAARSDAALPEITDAAAAMRWLDAELLNLAAAVHQAAAEGHPTAWLLANALRGYAWIRKHTVDWRALGQAALSAARAAGEPFAEAAMHHVLGHAHVQQGRAGTAVTHFEQLLALAEAVGWPEGAAIAHTNLSMVARLSGRLRRSAEHLERAMELDQQGGLSDGHPVVLGNLAHVLRDLGRLSESLDCLVRAERLPAALDNQHNQIRRLADLGRTRHLLGDTTDAARHLQAALTMARECGDLGGEAYVLRLTAAARRDAGDLVRALELARAATALSDQDVDGYFRAAARLTLGSVLLALGRHDEASDAYRQALKLARDRGAHDLEARSLIGLASVRHPLDHEQAAEALDIARRTEYRLVEGEALTALARADLDRSEPTVAAAHAREALAVHRATGHRKGQALALDILGQAVDATGEEDPAPYWKEALEILHTLGPSRVAEAIRQRLTSTVDMEGLRSRTDG; via the coding sequence GTGGGGCGGCCGCCCGCCCGCCAGTTGTCTGAACGTGGTGCACACCTATGTGTCCCGGCTGCGCCATCTGCTCACCCCGGTGGCCCGCCCCAGGGACACACCCGGCGGCGTATTGCGCCGTACCCGGACCGGCTACCTGCTGCAACTGGACCAGGACCAGTGCGACGCGGCGGAGTTCACCGCCCTGGCCGCCCAGGTCTCCCCCACGGCCTGCTCCCCACCCCGTCCGGTGCCCCGGGCGAGGCGTACGCCCAGGCGGAGTCGGCGTTACGGTTGTGGCGCGGACCCGTCCTCCAGGGTGCGCCGTCCCGGGTGCGCGACCACCCCTCGGCCATCACCCTGGCCCGACTGCGGCTGTCGGTGGTACAGGCCCACGCCGACGGCGCCCTCGTCATGGGCAGACCCACGGACGCCGTGCGCGAGCTCCAGAAGGTCGCCGACCTAGAGCCGCTGCACGAAGGAGTCCACGCCCGGCTGATACTGGCGCTCGCCGCCTCGGGCGAGCAGGCCGAGGCCCTGAGCCTGTACACGGCACTCCGCGACCGCCTGGACGACCAACTCGGCGTCCGCCCCGGACGGGAGGTGACCGACGCCCATCAGCGCATCCTGCGCATGGACGTCCCGCGGGCCCACGCGGCCCGGGTGACCGTGTCCCCGGCACCTCCCACCCCGTCGGCCGCCCCCGCGCTACTGCCGTACGACGCCGCGTTCTTCACCGGCCGTACGGACCACCTGGCCCGCTTGGACGCCCTGCTCGCCGAGGTCGGGCCGGGCCTCGGCCGGGGCAGCGTGCTGTGTGCCCTCACCGGTGTCGCCGGGGCGGGCAAGACCGCCCTGGCGGTGCACTGGGCGCACCGGGTACGCGACCGCTTCCCGGACGGCCAGCTCTTCGTGGACCTGCGCGGACACGCACAGGGGGCCCCACTGCGCCCCGTCGAGGCGCTGACCCGGTTCCTGCTCGCGCTGGGTGTCGCCGCGGAGCGTATCCCCGGGACACCCGAGGCCGCCGCCGACCTGTACCGCACCCTGGCCGCCGACCGACGGATGGTGGTCATCCTGGACAATGCCGCGGACCCGGAGCAGATCAGACCGCTCGTGCCCGGCGGCCCCGGCTGCCTGGTCCTGGTTACCAGCCGCGACCGGCTGGCCGGACTGGCCGCCCGCGACGGTGCCCACCGCATCGCGCTGGACGTGCTCAGCGCCGAGGAGTCCCGGCTGCTGTTCGTCCGTACCCTCGGCAAGGCCCGCGTCGACGCGGACCCACGAGCCGCAGCCGACCTCGCCCTTGCCTGCGGGCACCTCCCTCTGGCGCTACGGATCACCGCCGCCAACCTCGGCGACAGCCCCGTCCGCACCCTGCGGGAACAGGCCGACTACCTGCACGAGGGCGACCGGCTGACCGCCCTGTCCGTCACCGGCGACCAGACCACCGCCGTAGGGACTGCCTTCAGTCTCTCCTACCACGCCCTCGACGCCCCGGTCCGGCGGATGTTCCGCTTGCTGGCCCTGCTGCCCGGCCCGGAAACCGGCCTCCAGGCCACCGCCGTCGTCACGGGCACCACCATCGAGGACGCCGCTCGGCTGGTGGAGCGGCTCACCGCCGCCCACCTGCTCCGAGAGCACCGGCCCGGACGCTACCGCTTTCACGACCTCGTGGCACTGTACGCCGCCGAACGGCTCCGCCTGGAGGAGACCGACACCTCCCGCCGATCTGCCTCCGACGCCCTCTACGCCTGGCTGCTGGCCACGGTGGATCGCTGTGCGCTACTGCTCTACCCCGGGATGAAACAGCGCCTGCCCGGTGACGAGGACGCTGCCCGGAGCGATGCGGCGCTGCCGGAGATCACCGACGCCGCGGCGGCGATGCGCTGGCTGGACGCCGAACTGCTCAACCTGGCTGCGGCCGTTCACCAGGCCGCCGCCGAGGGCCATCCGACGGCCTGGCTGCTCGCCAACGCCCTGCGCGGCTATGCCTGGATCCGCAAGCACACTGTGGACTGGAGGGCCCTCGGCCAGGCCGCTTTGTCCGCTGCCCGCGCTGCCGGAGAGCCTTTCGCCGAGGCCGCCATGCACCATGTACTCGGCCACGCGCACGTGCAGCAGGGCCGCGCCGGCACCGCGGTCACCCACTTCGAGCAGCTGCTCGCCCTCGCCGAGGCCGTCGGCTGGCCGGAGGGCGCCGCTATCGCGCATACCAATCTCAGCATGGTCGCCCGGCTCAGCGGCCGGCTGCGGCGCAGCGCGGAGCATCTGGAGCGGGCGATGGAACTCGACCAGCAGGGCGGCCTGTCGGACGGGCACCCCGTCGTCCTCGGCAACCTTGCCCACGTCCTGCGTGACCTGGGCCGCCTGTCCGAGTCACTCGACTGCCTCGTTCGGGCGGAGCGCCTTCCGGCGGCCCTGGACAACCAGCACAACCAGATACGCAGGCTGGCCGACCTCGGCCGTACCCGACACCTGCTCGGCGACACGACGGATGCGGCGCGCCACCTTCAGGCGGCCCTGACGATGGCCAGGGAGTGCGGCGACCTGGGAGGCGAGGCGTATGTGCTGCGGCTGACGGCCGCCGCCCGCAGGGACGCAGGCGACCTCGTCCGCGCCCTGGAACTGGCACGGGCCGCCACCGCCCTCAGCGACCAGGACGTCGACGGCTATTTCAGGGCCGCCGCCCGCCTCACCCTCGGCAGTGTGCTGCTCGCCCTCGGCCGCCACGACGAAGCCTCCGACGCCTACCGGCAGGCGCTGAAGCTGGCCCGCGACCGAGGCGCCCACGACCTGGAGGCCCGCTCCCTGATCGGGCTGGCGTCCGTCCGGCATCCCCTGGACCACGAACAGGCCGCCGAGGCGCTGGACATCGCCCGCCGCACGGAGTACCGCCTGGTGGAAGGCGAGGCACTGACCGCCCTGGCCCGCGCCGACCTGGACCGGAGCGAACCCACCGTCGCGGCCGCCCACGCCCGCGAGGCCCTCGCGGTGCACCGCGCCACCGGCCACCGCAAGGGACAGGCCCTGGCCCTCGACATCCTCGGCCAGGCCGTCGACGCAACGGGCGAGGAGGACCCGGCCCCGTACTGGAAGGAGGCCCTGGAGATCCTCCACACGCTCGGCCCCTCCCGTGTCGCCGAGGCGATACGGCAGCGGCTCACCTCCACGGTGGACATGGAAGGGCTCCGCTCCCGCACCGACGGCTGA